One window of the Triticum dicoccoides isolate Atlit2015 ecotype Zavitan chromosome 3B, WEW_v2.0, whole genome shotgun sequence genome contains the following:
- the LOC119278948 gene encoding serine protease Do-like HtrB isoform X2 has translation MYRNHISRHIPRPHLRLKFNAISLLNPAHVEHILVECEIDEGLIVTEVCEDSPAEKCGIRNGDVIECLNGKRVSTTVELENMLLSIMENIGDNINSDLDLEIQVYFTRTELRRIKVLTVNVSEDGEYCEPYYATPPRW, from the exons ATGTACCGCAATCATATTTCTAG GCACATACCTCGACCCCACCTTAGATTGAAATTTAATGCCATCAGCCTTTTAAACCCTGCTCATGTTGAGCATATATTGGTCGAGTGTGAGATTGATGAAGGTCTTATTGTTACGGAG GTGTGTGAGGACTCTCCTGCCGAAAAATGTGGAATTCGAAACGGGGATGTTATTGAATGTCTCAATGGAAAACGCGTTTCTACTACTGTGGAG TTGGAAAACATGTTGCTGAGCATAATGGAGAACATTGGAGATAACATTAATTCTGATCTGGATTTGGAG ATTCAGGTATACTTCACGCGTACAGAACTTCGGAGAATCAAAGTACTAACGGTGAATGTATCTGAAGACGGTGAATATTGTGAACCATATTATGCAACAC CTCCCCGCTGGTAA